In one window of Rhinoderma darwinii isolate aRhiDar2 chromosome 7, aRhiDar2.hap1, whole genome shotgun sequence DNA:
- the CDHR4 gene encoding cadherin-related family member 4, translating into MGPIPRVLHIAALCFIHSVYGQAEFLDLPATVLLPESSSPGASVHRFTVVNCTSSNPTVTITRVTPSAPYFNTPTQTKAGTDEYALEITLGSSAALNADVVNEFILEITAQCGNETAVGQLFVRILDDVPEPQCEPQFSSQVGDTVQVYSSVPGSSTIYIVVLRQPKNLPVTFQITQPSLSPFTIQQNGHVMAPTLGFSNMAATYQLQIKVTDRLGNTCNGTLNVKVLAVYNNPINFTSSSVSVTIMENGGANQMVTAVKARGSDVLYEMINPGTSYYIESVTGTIRTTYNLDLDTIPALVTTTLQVRAYDRYERSNSATVSVTVSVLDVNDIAPQCSPAIIVDQVPESSAVGHMFVDFSCTDPDYNATALSFSIIPNANSMFSFRMQGSRLVINNTLNYDSSEMASVNFQYSATVVVTDSGTPKLTTNIPVFITVTAVNEFAPQCVGPTAFTVNENAPFGTVVGQINATDADYPFNNVQFSIEGGQNPPVFYVVPRTGEIKLLGPLDFETTSSYSLKMMVVDLNNDNMPDPANQKTTYCTVTVSVTDYNDNPPVCSPPFYFTTIYSTLSTVAPVETITCSDKDVTAQLSYNIVGGNVNGRFRLNGATVNHNPFSFNPDGVMDPLNYELLIRVMDSLVSPQFSTTATVFITVIPWTTTQPTTTKTTPTPEKQTRIVNQTLEYWQPDVWFIVVLTITGVLLLSAIALLTWALCKRSPFCVQGSKELTQPLLPDSSVTKGEAVAESRNQPPPTAQEKKDVAPVSPLSLQFDGRAQDPVSGRQYLFNTHTGERRWL; encoded by the exons ATGGGGCCTATACCCCGGGTGCTGCACATTGCTGCCCTCTGCTTCATTCACTCAGTTTACGGACAAG CCGAATTCCTGGATCTCCCCGCGACAGTTCTGCTGCCCGAGAGCTCGTCTCCCGGCGCCTCCGTCCACCGCTTCACTGTGGTCAACTGCACCAGCAGCAACCCGACCGTCACCATCACCCGAGTCACCCCCTCCGCCCCTTACTTCAACACCCCGACGCAGACCAAAGCCGGAACTGATGAGTACGCCTTAGAG ATCACGCTCGGCAGCTCGGCGGCTTTGAACGCAGATGTGGTGAACGAGTTTATCCTGGAGATCACGGCGCAGTGCGGCAACGAAACCGCCGTCGGTCAGCTCTTTGTCAGGATACTCGATGATGTCCCAGAACCGCAGTGTGAGCCGCAGTTTTCCAGCCAAG TTGGAGACACAGTGCAGGTGTATTCCAGCGTTCCCGGTTCCAGCACCATATACATCGTAGTGTTACGGCAGCCGAAAAACCTTCCAGTCACG TTTCAGATAACGCAGCCCAGTTTGTCGCCGTTCACCATCCAGCAGAATGGACACGTCATGGCTCCGACCTTGGGCTTCAGCAATATGGCGGCG ACCTACCAGCTGCAGATCAAGGTGACCGACCGTCTGGGAAACACGTGTAACGGAACGCTGAACGTTAAAGTGCTCGCCGTCTACAACAACCCCATCAACTTCAC GAGCTCGTCTGTATCGGTCACCATCATGGAGAACGGCGGAGCCAACCAGATGGTGACGGCGGTGAAGGCGCGAGGCAGCGACGTCCTGTACGAGATGATTAACCCCGGCACGTCCTACTACATCGAGTCAG TGACCGGAACCATCAGAACGACCTACAACCTCGACCTGGACACAATCCCGGCATTGGTTACCACGACTCTCCAGGTCCGAGCCTACGACCGCTACGAAAGAAGCAACAGCGCGACCGTCAGCGTAACCGTCAGTGTGCTGGACGTCAACGACATCGCCCCGCAGTGCAGCCCGGCAATTATCGT GGATCAGGTTCCGGAGAGCTCGGCCGTTGGTCACATGTTTGTGGATTTCTCCTGCACGGATCCGGATTATAACGCCACGGCGCTCAGCTTCTCCATCATCCCCAACGCCAACTCCATGTTCTCGTTCCGCATGCAGGGCTCCCGGCTCGTG ATTAATAATACGCTGAATTACGACTCCTCTGAGATGGCGAGCGTCAACTTCCAATACTCCGCCACGGTCGTGGTGACAGACAGCGGGACACCGAAACTGACCA CCAATATTCCGGTCTTCATCACGGTCACCGCTGTCAATGAATTCGCCCCTCAATGTGTTGGACCGACCGCCTTCACCGTTAATGAGAACGCACCATTCGGGACCGTTGTGGGACAGATAAACGCGACCGACGCCGACTACCCCTTCAACAACGTCCAGTTCTCCATTGAAGGCGGCCAGAATCCCCCCGTCTTCTACGTGGTCCCGAGAACTG GGGAGATTAAGCTGCTCGGACCCCTGGACTTCGAGACCACGAGCAGCTACTCGCTGAAGATGATGGTGGTCGACCTCAACAACGACAACATGCCGGATCCGGCCAATCAGAAGACGACGTACTGCACCGTCACAGTCAGTGTAACG GATTATAACGACAACCCCCCAGTCTGCTCGCCGCCCTTTTATTTCACGACAATATACTCCACCTTGTCGACCGTTGCCCCCGTGGAGACGATAACCTGCAGTGACAAAGACGTGACGGCTCAGCTGTCCTACAACATCGTGGGAG GTAATGTTAATGGACGTTTTCGTCTGAATGGCGCGACCGTGAATCATAACCCGTTCTCATTTAACCCGGACGGGGTGATGGATCCCCTGAACTACGAGCTGCTTATCCGGGTGATGGACAGTTTGGTCTCCCCGCAGTTCAGCACCACAGCGACCGTGTTCATAACTGTGATCCCCTGGACCACGACGCAGCCGACAACAACCAAAACCACCCCG ACCCCGGAGAAGCAAACGCGGATCGTCAATCAAACCCTGGAATACTGGCAGCCGGACGTCTGGTTCATTGTCGTTCTGACAATCACTGGGGTTctcttactgtctgccattgcttTACTGACATGGGCATTGTGTAAGAG ATCCCCGTTCTGTGTACAAGGCAGTAAGGAGTTAACGCAGCCCCTACTGCCGGACAG CTCCGTAACGAAAGGTGAAGCGGTCGCTGAATCTCGCAATCAGCCGCCGCCGACTGCCCAGGAGAAGAAGGACGTCGCCCCAGTCAGCCCCCTGAGCCTG CAGTTTGACGGCCGAGCACAAGATCCAG TTTCTGGTCGTCAATATCTTTTCAACACTCACACGGGGGAGAGACGCTGGTTATGA